Proteins co-encoded in one Melospiza melodia melodia isolate bMelMel2 chromosome 8, bMelMel2.pri, whole genome shotgun sequence genomic window:
- the ATG9A gene encoding autophagy-related protein 9A, whose translation MAHFETQYQRLESSSTESPPGGGDLLVHVPEGAKSPWHHIENLDLFFSRVYNLHQKNGFTCMLIGEIFELMQFIFVVAFTTFLISCVDYDILFANKALNHSQHPTEPIKVTLPDAFLPPNVCSARIQANSFLICILVIAGVFWIHRLVKFIYNICCYWEIHSFYINALKIPMSTLPYYTWQEVQARIVQIQKEHQICIHKKELTELDIYHRILRFKNYMVAMVNKSLLPIRFRLPLLGDTVFYTRGLKYNFELIFFWGPGSLFENEWSLKAEYKRAGNRLELAEKLSTRILWIGIANFLLCPLILIWQILYAFFSYTEILKREPGSLGARCWSLYGRCYLRHFNELDHELHSRLSKGYKPASKYMNCFISPLLTIVAKNVAFFAGSILAVLIALTIYDEDVLAVEHVLTTVTLLGVGITVCRSFIPDQHLVFCPEQLLRVILAHIHYMPDHWQGNAHRYETRDEFAQLFQYKAVFILEELLSPIITPLILIICLRPKSLDIVDFFRNFTVEVVGVGDTCSFAQMDVRQHGHPAWMSAGKTEASIYQQAEDGKTELSLMHFAITNPKWQPPRESTAFIGFLKERVHRDSSVALAQQAVLPENALFSSIQSLQSESEPHSLIANVIAGSSALGFHMSRDGQASRHLSEVASALRSFSPLQSAQQPSSGFQASGREGEGAQPRGASAMTASGADARTVSSGSSAWEGQLQSMILSEYASTEMSLHALYMHELHKQHAQLEPERHTWHRRESDESGESAHEELDTQRGGAVPIPRSASYPFSSPRQPAEETATLQTGFQRRYGGITDPGTVHRAPSHFSRLPLGGWAEDGQSARHPEPVPEESSEDELPPQIHKV comes from the exons ATGGCCCACTTCGAGACGCAGTACCAGCGCCTGGAGAGCTCCTCCACCGAGTCTCCCCCCGGCGGCGGCGACCTGCTCGTCCACGTCCCCGAGGGCGCCAAGT CTCCGTGGCATCACATCGAGAACCTCGACCTGTTCTTCTCTCGC GTCTATAACCTGCATCAGAAGAATGGCTTCACTTGCATGCTCATTGGAGAGATCTTTGAGCTCAT GCAGTTCATCTTTGTGGTGGCATTCACCACTTTTCTTATCAGCTGTGTTGATTATGACATCCTCTTTGCCAATAAAGCATTAAATCACAGCCAGCATCCCACTGAGCCCATTAAGGTGACTCTGCCAGATGCCTTCCTGCCTCCAAATGTCTGCAGTGCAAG AATCCAGGCAAACAGCTTCCTCATCTGCATCCTGGTGATAGCTGGGGTTTTCTGGATCCACCGACTCGTCAAATTTATCTACAATATCTGCTGCTACTGGGAGATTCACTCTTTCTACATCAATGCCCTGAAGATCCCCATG TCCACCCTGCCCTACTACACCTGGCAGGAGGTGCAGGCCCGCATTGTGCAGATCCAGAAGGAGCACCAGATCTGCATCCACAAGAAGGAGCTGACCGAGCTGGACATCTATCACCGCATCCTCCGCTTCAAGAACTACATGGTGGCCATGGTGAACAAGTCACTGCTGCCCATCCGCTTCCGCCTGCCCCTGCTGGGAGACACCGTCTTCTACACGCGCGGGCTCAAGTACAACTTTGAGCTcatcttcttctggggccccggCTCCCTCTTTGAGAACGAGTGGAGCCTGAAGGCTGAATACAAGCGGGCCGGGAACCGCCTGGAGCTGGCTGAGAAGCTCAGCACACGCATCCTCTGGATTGGCATTGCTAACTTCCTCCTCTGCCCCCTCATCCTCATCTGGCAGATCCTCTATGCTTTCTTCAGCTACACGGAGATCCTGAAGCGGGAGCCGGGCAGCCTGGGCGCCCGCTGCTGGTCTCTCTATGGCCGCTGTTACCTGCGTCACTTCAACGAGCTGGATCACGAACTGCACTCGCGCCTCAGCAAGGGGTACAAGCCAGCTTCCAAGTACATGAACTGCTTTATCTCCCCGCTTCTCACCATCGTGGCCAAGAACGTGGCCTTCTTTGCTGGCTCCATCCTGGCTGTGCTCATCGCTCTCACCATCTATGATGAGGACGTGCTTGCGGTCGAGCATGTCCTGACCACGGTCACCCTGCTCGGGGTGGGCATCACCGTGTGCAG GTCTTTCATCCCTGACCAGCACCTGGTcttctgcccagagcagctgctgcgaGTTATCCTGGCACACATCCACTACATGCCTGACCACTGGCAGGGCAACGCCCACCGCTACGAGACCAGGGACGAGTTTGCCCAGCTCTTCCAGTACAAAGCG GTCTTCATCCTGGAAGAGCTCCTGAGTCCCATCATTACCCCTTTGATCCTCATCATCTGCCTGCGGCCCAAGTCCTTGGACATTGTTGACTTCTTCCGTAACTTCACCGTGGAGGTGGTGGGTGTGGGTGACACCTGCTCCTTTGCCCAGATGGATGTGCGCCAGCACGGCCACCCTGCG TGGATGTCAGCAGGAAAGACGGAGGCCTCCATTTACCAGCAGGCAGAGGATGGCAAGACAGAGCTATCCCTCATGCACTTTGCCATCACCAACCCCAAGTGGCAGCCACCCCGCGAGAGCACAGCCTTCATCGGCTTCCTGAAGGAGCGGGTGCACCGGGACAGCAGCGTGGCCCTGGCTCAGCAGGCTGTGCTCCCTGAAAACGCCCTCTTCAGCTCCATCCAGTCCCTGCAGTCAGAGTCAGAG CCTCACAGCCTGATTGCCAATGTGATAGCAGGCTCCTCCGCCCTGGGCTTCCACATGAGCCGGGACGGACAGGCTTCCCGCCATCTCTCAGAAGTGGCCTCGGCTCTGCGTTCCTTCTCCCCGCTCCAGTCtgcccagcagccttccagtggCTTCCAGGCATcgggaagggaaggagagggagcCCAGCCTCGTGGTGCCAGTGCCATGACAGCCTCTGG TGCTGATGCAAGGACCGTGAGCTCGGGGAGCAGCGCCTGGGAGGGTCAACTGCAGAGCATGATCCTGTCGGAGTATGCCTCCACTGAGATGAGTCTTCATGCACTCTACATGCACGAG TTGCACAAGCAGCATGCCCAGCTGGAGCCCGAGCGGCACACTTGGCACCGCCGGGAGAGTGACGAGAGTGGGGAGAGTGCCCACGAAGAGCTGGACACTCAGCGGGGCGGCGCCGTCCCCATTCCCCGCTCTGCCAGCTACCCCTTCTCCTCACCACGGCAGCCTGCCGAGGAGACAGCCACGCTGCAGACGGGCTTCCAGCGCCGATACGGTGGCATCACAG ACCCAGGCACAGTGCACAGAGCCCCATCACATTTCTCCCGCCTTCCTCTGGGAGGCTGGGCCGAGGACGGGCAGTCAGCGAGGCACCCAGAGCCTGTGCCAGAGGAGAGCTCGGAGGATGAGCTTCCGCCACAGATTCACAAG GTATAG